In Balearica regulorum gibbericeps isolate bBalReg1 unplaced genomic scaffold, bBalReg1.pri S35, whole genome shotgun sequence, a genomic segment contains:
- the TTC5 gene encoding tetratricopeptide repeat protein 5 — protein MAAPEEEEAAAAAAAVDGNGDGDEAALKRLEELVKELYHFRDDLPQSEGRDPSADPGAVLAEEMEKTLRLMEEVHVSPQGRGRALLLRAQALAVSPEGGIRAEQILSRAVKLEPGLVTAWTRLGEELWRRGELERARSCFAGALAHGEDAEARRLLSMALRAGGALREGLAQAEAAVRCAPNDGRSWYVLGNAYVSLFFAGGQGPEVARRALAAYAQAERVDPEATNNPDLHLNRATLLQYQERFGAALEGLGRAAALAPGWEEPRRRHAQLLDFLTRLCGLLANRGKLRGKRRRGLEGPVSPAHLGPLAGPGGPRPSTLHSLRPGPNPRRVLLGRVIFSLTPEEGVPYTVGVADGSGGVAAVTVYNAAPGWGVLVGDALALPDPHLCLHQHQHQGKSFSFSGLRVPSPLSLLVNGRRPPGPALAPARLALRTAPDSQSQPAPPR, from the exons ATGGCGGCgcccgaggaggaggaggcggcggcggcggctgcggcggtGGATGGAAACGGGGACGGAGACGAAGCGGCGTTGAAACGGCTGGAG GAACTGGTGAAGGAACTGTACCACTTCCGGGATGATCTCCCTCAAAGTGAGGGCCGTGACCCCTCGGCTGACCCCGGGGCGGTGCTGGcggaagagatggaaaaaacgTTGCGGCTGATGGAGGAAGTGCACG TATCCCCTCAGGGTCGTGGGCGGGCCTTACTCCTTCGAGCTCAGGCATTGGCTGTTAGCCCGGAAGGCGGGATTAGGGCGGAACAAATCCTAAGCCGGGCGGTAAAACTCGAACCGGGATTGGTCACCGCCTGGACGCGATTGGGGGAAGAGCTTTGGAGGCGGGGCGAGCTCGAGCGAGCCCGTTCCTGTTTCGCCGGCGCGTTGGCCCAC GGGGAGGACGCCGAAGCTCGCCGCCTGCTCTCCATGGCGCTGCGGGCGGGCGGGGCCCTGAGGGAGGGGCTGGCCCAGGCCGAGGCCGCCGTACGCTGCGCGCCCAATGACGGCCGCTCCTGGT acgTGCTGGGCAACGCCTACGTGTCGCTGTTCTTCGCGGGGGGGCAGGGCCCCGAGGTGGCTCGCAGGGCGCTGGCAGCCTACGCACAGGCC GAGCGGGTGGACCCCGAAGCGACCAACAACCCCGACCTGCACCTGAACCGCGCCACT ctgctgcagtaCCAGGAGCGGTTCGGGGCGGCgctggaggggctgggcagggcggCGGCCTTGGCCCCCGGGTGGGAGGAGCCTCGTCGGCGTCACGCCCAGCTGCTGGATTTCCTGACCCGCCTCTGCGGCCTGCTGGCCAATCGG GGAAAGCTGCGTGGGAAACGCCGGCGAGGATTGGAGGGGCCGGTTTCTCCCGCCCACCTCGGCCCATTGGCCGGTCCGGGTGGACCCCGCCCTTCCACCCTCCATTCCCTCCGCCCTGGACCCAACCCCCGCCGCGTCCTATTGGGCCGCGTCATCTTCAGCCTCACTCCGGAAGAGGGCGTGCCCTA CACGGTGGGCGTGGCCGACGGGAGCGGGGGGGTGGCGGCCGTCACCGTCTACAACGCGGCGCCCGGTTGGGGGGTGCTGGTGGGCGACGCCCTGGCCCTGCCCGACCCCCACCTCTGcctgcaccagcaccagcaccagggcaag AGTTTCTCCTTCTCGGGGCTGCGGGTCCCGTCCCCGCTGTCGCTGCTGGTCAATggccgccgcccccccggccccgccctGGCCCCCGCCCGCCTGGCGCTGCGCACCGCCCCCGACAGCCAATCACAGCCCGCGCCGCCCCGCTAG
- the HNRNPC gene encoding heterogeneous nuclear ribonucleoproteins C1/C2 isoform X1: MASNVTNKTDPRSMNSRVFIGNLNTLVVKKSDVEAIFSKYGKIVGCSVHKGFAFVQYVNERNARAAVAGEDGRMIAGQVLDINLAAEPKVNRGKAGVKRSAAEMYGSVPAPPSPSPLVRSSFDLDYDFQRDYYDRMYSYPARVPPPPPIARAVVPSKRQRVSGNTSRRGKSGFNSKSGQRGSSSKSGKLKGDDLQSIKKELSQIKQKVDALLESLEKIEKEQKQKSEKAEEEQGGGSAKKEEGGGGAKAEAGGEDSAEEGDLLDDEEAEERGDDQLESIKGDEKEAEEGEDDRDSANGEDDS, translated from the exons ATGGCCAGCAACGTGACGAACAAGACGGACCCCCGGTCCATGAATTCCCGGGTTTTCATCGGGAACCTCAACACGTTGGTGGTGAAGAAAAGCGACGTGGAAGCCATTTTCTCCAAATACGGCAAAATCGTCGGCTGCTCCGTCCACAAAGGTTTCGCTTTCGTTCAATACGTTAACGAACGGAACGCCCGGGCGGCCGTGGCGGGGGAAGACGGGAGGATGATCGCCGGGCAGGTCTTGG ACATCAACCTGGCGGCCGAGCCGAAGGTGAACCGGGGCAAAGCGGGGGTGAAGCGCTCGGCGGCCGAGATGTACGGGTCAGTACCCGCCCCACCTTCTCCATCCCCCCTCGTCAG aTCCTCCTTCGACCTGGACTACGACTTCCAGCGGGATTACTACGACAG gatgTACAGCTACCCCGCCCGCGTGCCCCCTCCCCCGCCCATCGCCCGGGCCGTCGTCCCTTCCAAACGGCAACGAGTCTCCGGCAACACCTCGCGCCGCGGGAAGAGCGGCTTCAACTCCAAGAGCGGCCAGCGCGGCTCCTCCTCCAAATCCGGCAAAT TGAAAGGCGACGACCTGCAGAGCATCAAGAAGGAGCTGAGCCAGATCAAGCAGAAGGTGGACGCGCTGCTGGAGAGCCTGGAGAAGATCGAGAAGGAGCAGA AGCAGAAGAGCGAGAAGGcggaggaggagcaggggggcGGCTCGGCcaagaaggaggaggggggcggCGGAGCCAAGGCGGAGGCGGGGGGAGAGGACTCGGCGGAGGAGGGCGACCTGCTGGATGACGAGGAGGCCGAGGAGCGGGGGGACGATCAG ctcGAGTCCATCAAGGGCGACGAGAAGGAAGCGGAGGAGGGGGAGGACGACCGGGACAGCGCCAACGGCGAGGACGATTCCTAA
- the HNRNPC gene encoding heterogeneous nuclear ribonucleoproteins C1/C2 isoform X2 has translation MASNVTNKTDPRSMNSRVFIGNLNTLVVKKSDVEAIFSKYGKIVGCSVHKGFAFVQYVNERNARAAVAGEDGRMIAGQVLDINLAAEPKVNRGKAGVKRSAAEMYGSSFDLDYDFQRDYYDRMYSYPARVPPPPPIARAVVPSKRQRVSGNTSRRGKSGFNSKSGQRGSSSKSGKLKGDDLQSIKKELSQIKQKVDALLESLEKIEKEQKQKSEKAEEEQGGGSAKKEEGGGGAKAEAGGEDSAEEGDLLDDEEAEERGDDQLESIKGDEKEAEEGEDDRDSANGEDDS, from the exons ATGGCCAGCAACGTGACGAACAAGACGGACCCCCGGTCCATGAATTCCCGGGTTTTCATCGGGAACCTCAACACGTTGGTGGTGAAGAAAAGCGACGTGGAAGCCATTTTCTCCAAATACGGCAAAATCGTCGGCTGCTCCGTCCACAAAGGTTTCGCTTTCGTTCAATACGTTAACGAACGGAACGCCCGGGCGGCCGTGGCGGGGGAAGACGGGAGGATGATCGCCGGGCAGGTCTTGG ACATCAACCTGGCGGCCGAGCCGAAGGTGAACCGGGGCAAAGCGGGGGTGAAGCGCTCGGCGGCCGAGATGTACGG aTCCTCCTTCGACCTGGACTACGACTTCCAGCGGGATTACTACGACAG gatgTACAGCTACCCCGCCCGCGTGCCCCCTCCCCCGCCCATCGCCCGGGCCGTCGTCCCTTCCAAACGGCAACGAGTCTCCGGCAACACCTCGCGCCGCGGGAAGAGCGGCTTCAACTCCAAGAGCGGCCAGCGCGGCTCCTCCTCCAAATCCGGCAAAT TGAAAGGCGACGACCTGCAGAGCATCAAGAAGGAGCTGAGCCAGATCAAGCAGAAGGTGGACGCGCTGCTGGAGAGCCTGGAGAAGATCGAGAAGGAGCAGA AGCAGAAGAGCGAGAAGGcggaggaggagcaggggggcGGCTCGGCcaagaaggaggaggggggcggCGGAGCCAAGGCGGAGGCGGGGGGAGAGGACTCGGCGGAGGAGGGCGACCTGCTGGATGACGAGGAGGCCGAGGAGCGGGGGGACGATCAG ctcGAGTCCATCAAGGGCGACGAGAAGGAAGCGGAGGAGGGGGAGGACGACCGGGACAGCGCCAACGGCGAGGACGATTCCTAA
- the HNRNPC gene encoding heterogeneous nuclear ribonucleoproteins C1/C2 isoform X3, protein MASNVTNKTDPRSMNSRVFIGNLNTLVVKKSDVEAIFSKYGKIVGCSVHKGFAFVQYVNERNARAAVAGEDGRMIAGQVLDINLAAEPKVNRGKAGVKRSAAEMYGSVPAPPSPSPLVRSSFDLDYDFQRDYYDRMYSYPARVPPPPPIARAVVPSKRQRVSGNTSRRGKSGFNSKSGQRGSSSKSGKLKGDDLQSIKKELSQIKQKVDALLESLEKIEKEQKEREGGGGAGGRLGQEGGGGRRSQGGGGGRGLGGGGRPAG, encoded by the exons ATGGCCAGCAACGTGACGAACAAGACGGACCCCCGGTCCATGAATTCCCGGGTTTTCATCGGGAACCTCAACACGTTGGTGGTGAAGAAAAGCGACGTGGAAGCCATTTTCTCCAAATACGGCAAAATCGTCGGCTGCTCCGTCCACAAAGGTTTCGCTTTCGTTCAATACGTTAACGAACGGAACGCCCGGGCGGCCGTGGCGGGGGAAGACGGGAGGATGATCGCCGGGCAGGTCTTGG ACATCAACCTGGCGGCCGAGCCGAAGGTGAACCGGGGCAAAGCGGGGGTGAAGCGCTCGGCGGCCGAGATGTACGGGTCAGTACCCGCCCCACCTTCTCCATCCCCCCTCGTCAG aTCCTCCTTCGACCTGGACTACGACTTCCAGCGGGATTACTACGACAG gatgTACAGCTACCCCGCCCGCGTGCCCCCTCCCCCGCCCATCGCCCGGGCCGTCGTCCCTTCCAAACGGCAACGAGTCTCCGGCAACACCTCGCGCCGCGGGAAGAGCGGCTTCAACTCCAAGAGCGGCCAGCGCGGCTCCTCCTCCAAATCCGGCAAAT TGAAAGGCGACGACCTGCAGAGCATCAAGAAGGAGCTGAGCCAGATCAAGCAGAAGGTGGACGCGCTGCTGGAGAGCCTGGAGAAGATCGAGAAGGAGCAGA AAGAGCGAGAAGGcggaggaggagcaggggggcGGCTCGGCcaagaaggaggaggggggcggCGGAGCCAAGGCGGAGGCGGGGGGAGAGGACTCGGCGGAGGAGGGCGACCTGCTGGATGA
- the SUPT16H gene encoding FACT complex subunit SPT16, producing the protein MALSLDREAYYRRLRRLYGSWQKGEEEYGGVDAIVVSVGVDEEIVYAKSTALQTWLFGYELTDTIMVFCEEKILFMASKKKVEFLKQVAQNKGGENVNGVPAITLLVREKNESNKANFEKMIEALKASKGGKRIGVFSKDKFPGDFMKSWNDCLSKEGFEKVDISAVVAYTMAAKEDGELNLMRKAAAITSEVFTKFFKERVMEIVDADEKVRHSKLAESVEKAIEEKKYLAGADPTAVEMCYPPIIQSGGNYNLKFSVVSDKNHMHFGAITCAMGIRYKSYCSNLVRTLMVDPPQEMQDHYAFLLQLQEEMLKEMRHGTKLCDVYGAVMDVVKKQKPELLSKITKNLGFAMGIEFREGSLVINSKNQHRLKKGMVFSINVGFSDLPNKEGKKPEEKTYAMFIGDTVLVDEEGPATVLTAVKKKVKNVGIFLKNEDEEEEEEEKDEAEDLLGRSSRAALLTERTRNELTAEEKRRAHQKELATQLNEEARRRLTEQKGEQQIQKARKSNISYKNPALMPKEPHIREMKIYIDKKYETVIMPVFGIATPFHIATIKNISMSVEGDYTYLRINFYCPGSALGRNEGNIFPNPEATFVKEITYRASNMKTPGEQTVPALNLQNAFRIIKEVQKRYKTREAEEKEKEGIVKQDSLVINLNRSNPKLKDLYIRPNIAQKRMQGSLEAHVNGFRFTSVRGDKVDILYNNIKHAVFQPCDGEMIIVLHFHLKNAIMFGKKRHTDVQFYTEVGEITTDLGKHQHMHDRDDLYAEQMEREMRHKLKTAFKNFIEKVEALTKEELEFEVPFRELGFNGAPYRSTCLLQPTSSALVNCTEWPPFVVTLDEVELIHFERVQFHLKNFDMVIVYKDYSKKVTMINAIPVASLDPIKEWLNSCDLKYTEGVQSLNWTKIMKTIVDDPEGFFEQGGWSFLEPEGEGSDAEVAESESEMEDETFNPSEEDYEEEEEDSDEDYSSEAEESEYSKESLGSEEESGKDWDELEEEARKADRESQYEEEEEHGRSRKRKAPARRGSHHRNPGPPKKKRK; encoded by the exons aTGGCTCTCAGCCTCGACCGCGAGGCCTATTACCGCCGCCTCAGGCGGCTCTACGGCAGCTGGCAG aagggggaggaggagtaCGGGGGGGTGGACGCCATCGTGGTGTCGGTGGGGGTGGACGAGGAGATCGTCTACGCCAAGTCCACCGCCCTCCAG ACATGGTTGTTCGGTTACGAGCTGACGGACACCATCATGGTGTTCTGCGAGGAGAAGATCCTCTTCATGGCCAGCAAGAAGAAAGTGGAGTTCCTCAAGCAGGTGGCTCAAAATAAAGGCGGGGAGAACGTCAACGGAGTGCCGGCCATCACGCTTCTCGTCCGGGAgaag AACGAGAGCAACAAAGCCAACTTTGAGAAGATGATCGAAGCTTTGAAGGCCAGCAAGGGCGGGAAACGCATCGGCGTCTTCAGCAAGGACAAGTTCCCCGGTGACTTCATGAAGAGCTGGAACGATTGTCTCAGCAAAGAAGGCTTCGAGAAG GTGGACATCAGCGCCGTGGTGGCCTACACCATGGCGGCCAAGGAAGACGGGGAGCTCAACTTGATGCGCAAAGCGGCCGCCATCACCTCCGAGGTCTTCACCAAGTTCTTCAAAGAACGAGTCATGGAGATCGTCGACGCCGACGAG AAAGTCCGGCACAGCAAATTGGCCGAATCGGTGGAGAAAGCCATCGAGGAGAAGAAGTACCTGGCGGGCGCCGACCCCACGGCGGTAGAGATGTGTTACCCGCCCATCATCCAGAGCGGCGGCAACTACAATCTCAAATTCAGCGTCGTCAG CGACAAGAACCACATGCATTTCGGGGCCATCACCTGCGCCATGGGCATCCGTTACAAGTCCTACTGCTCCAACTTGGTGAGGACCTTGATGGTGGATCCACCTCAGGAGATGCAGGACCACTAcgccttcctcctccagctccaggaGGAGATGTTGAAGGAGATGCGACACG GAACCAAACTCTGCGACGTCTACGGCGCCGTGATGGACGTGGTGAAGAAACAAAAGCCGGAGTTGTTGAGTAAAATCACCAAGAATTTGGG CTTCGCCATGGGTATCGAGTTCAGGGAGGGCTCCCTGGTCATCAACAGCAAGAACCAACATCGGCTGAAGAAGG GCATGGTCTTCAGCATCAACGTCGGCTTCTCCGACCTCCCCAACAAAGAAGGCAAGAAGCCGGAGGAGAAGACCTACGCCATGTTCATCGGCGACACCGTCTTGGTGGACGAG gaAGGTCCCGCCACCGTCCTCACCGCCGTCAAGAAGAAGGTCAAGAACGTCGGTATCTTCCTCAAG aaCGAAGAcgaggaagaagaagaagaagaaaaagacgAAGCAGAAGACCTCCTCGGTCGCAGCTCCCGAGCGGCTCTACTGACCGAGAGGACGCGG AACGAGTTGACGGCGGAGGAGAAACGCCGAGCCCACCAGAAAGAGTTGGCCACCCAACTCAACGAAGAGGCCCGCCGTCGGTTGACGGAGCAGAAGGGCGAACAGCAGATCCAAAA AGCTCGGAAGTCCAACATCTCCTACAAGAACCCGGCGTTGATGCCGAAGGAGCCTCACATCCGCGAGATGAAGATCTACATCGACAAGAAATACGAGACGGTCATCATGCCCGTCTTCGGCATCGCCACCCCGTTCCACATCGCCACCATCAAG AACATCAGCATGTCGGTGGAAGGTGACTACACCTACCTACGCATCAACTTCTACTGCCCCGGCAGCGCTTTGGGACGCAACGAAGGCAACATCTTCCCCAACCCCGAGGCCACCTTCGTCAAGGAGAT AACTTACCGAGCGTCCAACATGAAGACTCCCGGAGAACAAACGGTGCCGGCCCTCAACCTTCAAAACGCTTTTCGGATCATCAAGGAGGTCCAGAAACGTTACAAGACCCGAGAAgctgaggagaaggagaaggag GGTATCGTCAAACAAGATTCGTTGGTCATCAACCTCAACCGCAGCAATCCCAAGTTGAAGGACCTCTACATCAGACCCAACATCGCCCAGAAGAGGATGCAAGGTTCTTTGGAGGCCCACGTCAACG GTTTTCGCTTCACCTCGGTGCGCGGAGACAAGGTGGACATCCTCTACAACAACATCAAGCACGCCGTCTTCCAACCGTGCGACGGGGAGATGATTATCGTGCTCCACTTCCATCTCAAG AACGCCATCATGTTTGGGAAGAAACGTCACACGGACGTCCAGTTCTACACGGAGGTTGGCGAGATCACCACCGACTTGGGCAAGCACCAACACATGCACGACCGCGACGACCTCTACGCCGAGCAG ATGGAACGGGAGATGCGCCACAAGCTGAAGACGGCCTTCAAGAACTTCATCGAGAAGGTGGAAGCGCTCACCAAGGAGGAGCTGGAGTTCGAGGTGCCCTTCCGGGAGCTGGG GTTCAACGGCGCCCCGTACCGCAGCACCTGCCTTCTCCAACCCACCAGCAGCGCCTTGGTCAACTGCACCGAGTGG CCGCCTTTCGTGGTCACCTTGGACGAGGTGGAGCTGATCCACTTCGAACGGGTCCAGTTCCACCTGAAGAACTTCGACATGGTCATCGTCTACAAGGACTACAGCAAGAAGGTCACCATGATCAACGCCATCCCCGTCGCGTCCCTCGATCCAATCAAAGAGTGGCTCAA CTCTTGCGACCTCAAGTACACGGAGGGCGTCCAGTCCCTCAACTGGACCAAGATCATGAAGACCATCGTGGACGACCCCGAGGGTTTCTTCGAGCAAGGAGGGTGGTCCTTCCTGGAGCCCGAAGGCGAG ggCAGTGACGCCGAGGTGGCCGAGTCCGAGTCGGAGATGGAGGACGAGACCTTCAACCCCTCGGAGGAGGATtacgaggaggaggaggaggacagcgACGAAGATTACTCCTCCGAGGCCGAGGAGTCGG AATACTCCAAGGAGTCCCTGGGCAGCGAGGAAGAAAGCGGCAAAGACTGGGACGAGCTGGAAGAAGAAGCTCGAAAAG ccgACCGGGAGAGTCAAtacgaggaggaggaggaacacgGTCGCAGCCGGAAGAGGAAGGCTCCCGCCCGCCGGGGCTCCCACCACCGCAACCCGGGGCCCCccaaaaagaagaggaagtag